In the genome of Arabidopsis thaliana chromosome 4, partial sequence, the window agatagtagacacataaacataaatttgCTCGATGTCGATTTGAGACGTAGTTCGTGTGTTGTGCTTGTATAATTTCCACTGAAAAGAACGTTTTCTAAAAGTTCATGACCATAACACGTAAAGAGGCGAATGAAGGTAATATTAATGTGGGACATAGTGTTTTGCGTGatccaaattattttagtaTCGCAAACCGGCCTGTCTTAAATGGACATTTGTAGTAACAAAACCGACCATCAGCAAATTAACGTTAACGTTGCTCTAATCGTGTGTATTTTTCTAATGCTTGGTGAAGCACATGCGACCATTTGTTGTGTCAGAACAAAAGGAAGATTCCACATTTAGAATTTAGATTATAATCCCACATGCCTATTATTTAAACATATGTATACTGTAATAAATTAGTCCCAGAAGAGCATTTCATCATACtgtataattaatcaaatttaaaaaacatttgtgtTGAAGAGAAGATGACTAGATtcacttgattttttttaatactgaTTGGTCGTTTGACCAGTCAGGATCCAGACTGAAATATTCTCAAAAGGTATGAactattttaatgaaatatttgagCTGAGAATTTGCTTATGGGACATTCTATCCTTCTAAAGAAATCAttagaaaatggagaaaaagttactagaaaaagagagggaaaTGGGGCGAGAGTATGAAGAAAGGGTCCCATGTGAATCTAATAATTGAAAAGCAAATATGAGATTTATTTTAGGGTTCTTGTTTTAGCGTCCAAAGCGGTCGCAGTTGCCGTTCAGCgacttttctctgtttatgaaataaaaacgCTCCacttgttcttttcttctttcaaccCACTTTGTTATAACTATTAACAAATATTGCTTGGtccaaattttattatactgaattattttagtttttttgtatcatcatCCTCAATGTTAGTTTTGAAATCCTAGGTCAGTAAGTCAATAACGAAAATGACaagtttaattttgtaattggAACTTACATGTCACGGTCTTTGTTTACGATCATTGCCACGAATTGTTTAGATACgggctttttttttctttccgtGTTGATGATTATCGTTTCTTCTTACATATCTTGATCAATCACTAACATTTACATAACCTacaattttgtaatataattGCAATACTCGAGATCTTCAAATGGTGATACTGTTAATAAAATTACGAACTtttaatcatcatcaaaatctaTAGAAAAAGATACATAGGACCAAAACAAGCCTAAAACAAAGAgttataatttacaaataaatgcatgtattttgttacttttgttaAGGATTTTCATATCAATGCATGCATAATGcattctctttttattttatttataatgcATTCTTTTATAATATTCGGATccaaaattatgaattaattCCAGATTGCCATAaatgtctttctttgtttatgctgacttttttcttttcttaacttATATAGTAAGTAAACCAGAAAGGTGGAAGATACAAAGCAATTTCATTGCATTAATAAACTTCAAATGTATTAtccaataatcaaaatttatctagtaattcacaaaaaaaaaaaaatctgtctatcattcaaaatttcacCAATTTGGATAAATAtctagaaaattttaaaatacaattcAATAACACTATTAACAtatcaatcaatatataaCATTGCAAAAGTTTACTTGATCATTAGTATATTCATTTTAAGGTTAAAAGATCtttaagaaaaggaaattcaaattatattgttggaaaaaaatacaaatcaaagacagcaaaaaaagtaacaaaaaaaaaaggtagaagAAACTGAAACGCGGAAAGGAGGCAAAATCTTCTCGTCGTCGTTGTCGCCGTCTTCAGAGCTACAAACGAAAAAACTCGCTTCCGTTTCGATTTCTCcattgttattgtttcttcAGTGAAGCTTTTTTCTTCGAGAAATTTCTAAGATCTACCACATGCTACTATGAGCCTCCGCCACCGCACCGTCCCGCCGCAAACCGGACGGCCGTTGGCGGCGGAAGCTGTCGGAATCGAAGAGGAGCCGTACAATATCATTCCCGTTAACAATCTCCTCGCCGACCATCCTTCACTCCGTTTTCCCGAGGTTCGTGCCGCCGCTGCTGCTCTTAAAACCGTTGGAGACCTTCGTCGTCCGCCGTATGTTCAATGGCGTTCTCACTACGATCTCCTCGACTGGCTCGCCTTGTTCTTCGGTTTCCAGAAAGATAACGTTCGTAACCAGCGTGAGCATATGGTGCTTCATCTCGCAAATGCTCAGATGCGTCTCTCTCCGCCGCCGGATAATATTGATTCTCTCGATTCCGCGGTTGTTCGTCGGTTTCGTCGGAAACTTCTCGCTAACTACTCTAGCTGGTGTTCGTATTTggggaaaaaatcaaatatctgGATCTCAGATCGGAACCCTGATTCGAGACGAGAGCTTCTCTATGTTGGACTCTATCTTCTCATTTGGGGAGAGGCTGCGAATCTTCGGTTCATGCCTGAATGTATCTGTTACATCTTCCATAACATGGCCTCTGAGCTCAACAAAATCTTAGAGGATTGCCTCGATGAGAACACCGGCCAACCTTACTTGCCTTCTCTCTCAGGCGAAAACGCTTTCTTAACCGGCGTCGTTAAACCTATTTACGATACTATCCAAGCTGAGATTGATGAGAGCAAGAACGGTACAGTTGCGCATTGTAAGTGGAGGAACTACGACGATATCAATGAGTACTTCTGGACTGATCGGTGTTTCAGCAAATTGAAATGGCCGCTTGATTTGGGAAGCAATTTCTTTAAGAGTAGAGGCAAAAGTGTAGGGAAAACTGGTTTCGTGGAGCGCAGGACGTTCTTCTACCTTTACAGGAGTTTTGATCGACTTTGGGTGATGCTAGCTTTGTTCCTTCAAGCCGCCATTATAGTAGCTTGGGAGGAAAAGCCAGATACCTCGTCGGTAACAAGGCAGCTGTGGAATGCTCTGAAGGCAAGAGATGTTCAGGTGAGACTATTGACCGTGTTCTTGACATGGAGTGGTATGCGACTCTTGCAGGCTGTGCTGGACGCGGCTTCACAATATCCCCTCGTTTCCAGAGAGACCAAAAGGCATTTTTTCAGAATGCTGATGAAGGTTATAGCTGCCGCAGTTTGGATTGTAGCTTTCACTGTCCTCTACACTAACATCTGGAAGCAGAAGAGGCAAGACAGGCAGTGGTCCAATGCCGCGACGACTAAGATATACCAATTCCTTTACGCTGTGGGGGCCTTCTTGGTGCCCGAAATCCTGGCTTTGGCTTTGTTTATTATCCCATGGATGAGAAACTTCCTGGAAGAGACCAATTGGAAAATATTCTTTGCTCTAACTTGGTGGTTTCAAGGCAAAAGCTTTGTGGGTCGAGGTTTGAGAGAGGGTTTAGTGGACAACATCAAGTACTCGACTTTCTGGATCTTTGTCCTAGCTACAAAGTTTACATTTAGTTACTTCCTGCAGGTTAAGCCAATGATTAAACCCTCAAAGCTGCTATGGAACTTAAAGGATGTCGATTATGAGTGGCATCAGTTTTATGGAGACAGCAATAGGTTTTCTGTCGCATTGTTATGGTTGCCAGTTGTGTTGATATATCTGATGGATATCCAAATTTGGTACGCAATCTATTCTTCGATTGTTGGTGCTGTTGTTGGGCTGTTTGATCATCTGGGGGAGATCAGGGACATGGGACAGCTGAGGCTAAGGTTTCAATTCTTTGCTAGTGCTATTCAATTCAACCTAATGCCTGAGGAACAACTCCTGAATGCTAGAGGCTTTGGTAACAAGTTCAAGGACGGCATTCATAGGTAGTCCGTGGAAGCATGCTACTAATATTCCTAAATAATTTTCTGTACAACGCTTGACTTGACTGTACAAGCTGtgaaattttacttttgttaacGCAGATGCTgcatataattaaatttttcaatATTGTAATAACTTGAGGTTGTGTACTGTATGCAGATTGAAGCTAAGGTATGGATTTGGGAGGCCGTTTAAGAAACTTGAGTCGAATCAGGTCGAGGCCAACAAGTTTGCGTTGATCTGGAACGAAATCATCTTAGCTTTCAGAGAAGAGGATATAGTTTCTGATCGTGAAGTAGAGCTACTGGAGCTGCCAAAGAATTCCTGGGATGTGACGGTTATTCGCTGGCCGTGTTTCTTGTTGTGCAATGAGCTTTTGCTTGCACTGAGCCAGGCCAGAGAGCTGATAGACGCACCTGATAAATGGCTGTGGCACAAAATATGCAAGAATGAATACAGGCGTTGTGCTGTAGTTGAGGCATATGACAGCATCAAACATCTATTGCTCTCAATCATCAAAGTTGACACTGAAGAACATTCGATAATTACGGTCTTCTTTCAGATAATTAATCAGTCCATTCAGTCAGAGCAGTTCACCAAGACCTTTAGAGTGGACCTGCTGCCAAAAATTTATGAAACACTGCAGAAATTGGTTGGGCTGGTAAATGATGAGGAAACAGATAGTGGGCGGGTGGTGAATGTTCTGCAGTCTCTTTATGAGATTGCAACTCGACAGTTCTttatagagaagaagacaactgAACAGCTATCTAATGAAGGTTTAACTCCTCGAGACCCAGCCTCAAAGTTGCTGTTTCAAAATGCTATTAGGCTTCCTGATGCAAGCAATGAAGACTTCTACCGGCAGGTTAGGCGTTTACACACGATTCTCACCTCTAGGGACTCTATGCACAGCGTCCCTGTGAATCTAGAGGCGAGACGGCGGATTGCTTTCTTCAGTAATTCGCTTTTCATGAACATGCCTCATGCCCCTCAGGTTGAGAAAATGATGGCGTTCAGTGTTCTGACTCCATATTACAGTGAGGAAGTTGTATACAGCAAAGAACAGCTCCGAAATGAGACTGAGGATGGGATTTCCACCCTATACTACCTGCAGACAATTTATGCTGATGAATGGAAAAATTTCAAGGAACGGATGCATAGGGAAGGAATCAAGACAGATAGTGAGTTGTGGACAACCAAGCTGAGAGACCTCAGGCTTTGGGCTTCCTACAGAGGTCAGACATTGGCACGTACAGTTCGTGGGATGATGTACTACTACCGGGCTCTTAAGATGCTCGCTTTTCTTGACTCTGCGTCTGAAATGGACATTCGGGAGGGTGCTCAGGAGCTTGGTTCAGTGAGGAATTTGCAGGGAGAACTGGGTGGTCAATCTGATGGGTTTGTCTCTGAAAACGACCGATCTTCCTTAAGCAGAGCAAGTAGTTCCGTGAGTACGCTGTATAAAGGCCATGAGTATGGGACTGCATTGATGAAATTCACATATGTTGTGGCGTGTCAGATCTACGGGTCTcaaaaagcaaagaaagagCCTCAGGCAGAGGAAATTCTGTATCTGATGAAGCAGAACGAAGCTCTCCGTATTGCATATGTGGATGAGGTGCCTGCGGGAAGAGGAGAGACTGATTATTACTCCGTTCTGGTGAAATACGATCACCAGTTGGAGAAGGAAGTGGAAATATTCCGTGTGAAGCTACCTGGTCCAGTGAAGCTGGGCGAGGGAAAGCCAGAGAACCAGAATCATGCAATGATCTTTACCCGTGGTGATGCTGTTCAGACCATTGATATGAACCAAGACAGTTATTTTGAGGAAGCTCTCAAGATGAGAAATTTGCTCCAGGAGTACAACCATTATCATGGTATCAGAAAACCAACTATTCTTGGTGTCAGGGAGCATATCTTCACGGGATCAGTCTCGTCACTGGCGTGGTTCATGTCTGCTCAGGAGACAAGTTTTGTCACTCTTGGTCAGCGTGTTCTTGCAAACCCACTGAAGGTCAGAATGCATTATGGCCACCCTGATGTATTTGACAGATTCTGGTTCTTGAGTCGAGGCGGCATCAGTAAGGCTTCCAGAGTTATAAATATCAGTGAGGACATCTTTGCCGGGTTTAACTGCACGTTAAGGGGGGGAAACGTCACCCACCACGAGTACATTCAGGTTGGGAAGGGTCCACAATTTGGATTATTTCTAACTAACTATACTGCTACAACGTTTTTTTAACGTTTTTAACGTTTATTAATTATGCAATCTacttttgttataattatgtaatttaacgttttttaatcttctaaattcaaaaaatttgagTAACCTTTGTCTTTATGCATTTTTCAGGTCGGGAAGGGACGGGATGTTGGATTGAATCAGATATCAATGTTTGAGGCTAAGGTAGCCAGTGGGAACGGAGAGCAGGTTCTCAGCCGAGATGTGTACCGGCTCGGGCACAGGCTTGATTTCTTCAGAATGTTATCATTTTTCTACACAACTGTAGGGTTTTTCTTCAACACAATGATGGTCATTCTTACTGTTTACGCTTTCCTCTGGGGACGGGTTTATCTGGCTCTCAGCGGGGTTGAGAAGTCCGCTCTAGCAGACAGTACGGACACCAACGCCGCGCTTGGGGTGATCCTGAACCAGCAGTTCATCATTCAGCTCGGTCTGTTCACTGCCCTGCCAATGATTGTTGAATGGTCTCTCGAGGAGGGTTTCCTTCTAGCGATATGGAATTTCATTCGAATGCAGATTCAGCTTTCAGCTGTCTTCTACACATTCTCAATGGGGACCAGAGCTCACTATTTCGGTCGAACTATTCTCCATGGTGGGGCCAAGTATAGAGCCACTGGACGTGGATTTGTTGTCGAGCACAAGGGATTCACTGAGAACTACCGACTGTATGCACGCAGTCACTTTGTGAAGGCCATCGAGCTTGGGCTGATCCTCATAGTCTACGCTTCGCACAGTCCGATTGCCAAAGACTCGTTGATTTACATAGCCATGACTATCACCAGCTGGTTTCTTGTGATTTCATGGATAATGGCCCCATTTGTGTTTAACCCATCAGGATTCGACTGGCTTAAGACAGTCTATGACTTTGAAGACTTCATGAACTGGATCTGGTACCAAGGCAGAATCTCAACGAAATCTGAACAAAGCTGGGAAAAATGGTGGTACGAGGAACAGGACCACCTGAGAAACACCGGGAAGGCAGGATTATTTGTGGAGATCATCTTGGTCCTccggtttttcttcttccagtATGGGATTGTATACCAGCTTAAAATTGCAAACGGATCCACCAGCCTTTTTGTCTACTTGTTCTCATGGATATAcatctttgctatatttgtGCTCTTCCTAGTCATCCAATACGCCCGTGACAAGTACTCGGCAAAAGCTCACATACGGTACAGGCTTGTCCAATTCCTCCTGATCGTGCTTGCTATACTGGTGATTGTTGCTTTGCTCGAGTTCACGCATTTCAGCTTCATCGATATCTTCACAAGCCTTCTTGCATTCATCCCAACTGGCTGGGGAATTCTGCTGATCGCACAGACTCAAAGGAAGTGGCTGAAGAATTACACTATTTTCTGGAATGCTGTTGTCTCTGTTGCTCGCATGTATGACATATTGTTTGGGATACTCATAATGGTTCCAGTAGCGTTCTTGTCATGGATGCCTGGATTCCAGTCAATGCAAACGAGGATATTATTCAATGAAGCTTTTAGCAGAGGACTTCGCATCATGCAGATTGTCACTGGGAAGAAATCAAAAGGCGATGTCTAAGTTTAAAAAACGGTAAAGCTCCTTGTTCTCAACACCTTATGTTATGATCGTTTAAATCCTGGATTTCACACCAATGCGGGCTTTAAATTTGTGTAGGTCTTAAGAAGTAAATGGTAGTTCAAATCCTATTGGTATGTGGCGAAGGAATCAGTTGGAGGTTAGTTTTCCCGAAACAACCGAATTCGAAGTTTTGTTTCGTCTAAAGAAAAACTCAGATGCTGATGatttatctttgtattttaaaCAGGTTTTTGGAGAGTTTGGTTGGATGAGGAATCGGGAAGTTGGTTTGATTCGGTTAGATGGGTTTAGGGAGATATTTGATTGTCAGTGTGTGTGGAGGGAACTCTGATTCTTGTATGGTTTTTGTTCTAAAGGTACAGCAATTTGTGTAGTGAGGCTTTGTGTATTTGTTCTCCTTCTCTCATTATAGAGCTTTAGAgcatttttagtttatattcaGATTGTTATCTAATGTCATCTCGCAGAGCTTTTGTTCACATTTcacatcttttcttctccttcttagTAGAGATCAGTTTCAGATTAGATACTTGTCCATATTCCACTACTCTCGTCTATTATCGGTTTCTGCTTGTCAATTTCTGGgtccaaaattgaaataaatttatataattggACCACAACACCACTTTGTCGGTTTTGACTTTTCTACTTGGATGCTCCTGAACTTCTTGCTCCCTTTTCTATTACAAATTGGGAAACAATCAGTGTGAATTggggaataaaaaaaaacagaattgaGCAATTAAAGCCACGTGGCAAGAAATCGACGAGGGACCAACGTGTTTGTCTGCAAGATCTAATCCTTTTATTAACAAAACGGCGACTGATCTAACGGGAAACTTTTAAAATCGAGAAATtgttaataataaattcaaCTACTTCTGggccatcatcatcaatcttgTTCGTCTTCCTTTTGATCTTATCAAACTACAGTCAAATCACTCAGAGAAAGCTACTAGGTCTCTCCTCGACATTTGCTTTCAATTCGATCCAGTAATTTTCTTCTCATcggagagagaaaaaaaaaatggaagacCCGTTGATTGGTAGAGATAgtcttggtggtggtggtacgGATCGGGTTCGTCGATCAGAAGCTATCACGCATGGTACTCCGTTTCAGAAAGCAGCTGCACTCGTTGATCTGGTTCTCTTATTCTCTTACACCCTAATTTTGAATTCGTTTTCCTCTTTgacttttcaaaaagtttctATACATGGATCACATCGCCTCCAAGAGAGATTCTATGTATTTTATCAGTTCATTAAGTCAGTGTTTTTGTTAAGCTGAGAAGATgaatcgtttcttcttctgagtgATTTCTTCGTATAAGGATTAGTCAATGCTTTTGTGTGTATATCCTCACGAAATTAGCATTGTTTGAAAATTGGGAATGGAGATATCTGTTGTTTCATTGTCTCTAAAGTCTTATGTCAAGAGGATTGTTGGATTGACTCTGATTTGTGGTATGTAGGCTGAAGATGGTATTGGTCTTCCTGTGGAAATACTTGATCAGTCGAGTTTCGGGGAGTCTGCTAGGTATTACTTCATCTTCACACGTTTGGATCTGATCTGGTCACTCAACTATTTCGCTCTGCTTTTCCTTAACTTCTTCGAGGTCAGCACATTTCTTTGGTATACACCAACCTTGCTTgaaaaatttatagaaaatcaCAACTTGAAAGTAATCACACACTTTTCCTGTCTTTTGCAGCAACCATTGTGGTGtgaaaaaaaccctaaaccgtcTTGCAAAGATAGAGATTACTATTACCTGGGAGAGTTACCGTACTTGACCAATGCAGAATCCATTATCTATGAGGCAAGTAATTACACTTAAGTCTTGtttgcctttgtttttttgctataGATGCATAGATTTAGTGCAGATGGGCTCATGATATACATGTACATCCACTTGAAAGTTTAAGACTTGAATTGccttatgtttgttttctttaaatctTGAGAAGCCTTGAGTATTTATTCAAGACTAGTTTATCTCGTTTAATTCGTCGTTAAGAACTTAATATCAACACTCACATCTTATTTTGGATATGTTTATTATAAGGACTGGCCAAGATCCTTTTCTCATTGTGCTGAAATTATAATATTCTTTGCTGTCCAAATAGGTGATTACCCTGGCTATACTCCTTGTACATACTTTCTTCCCGATATCCTATGAAGGTTCCCGAATCTTTTGGACTAGTCGCCTGAATCTAGTGAAGGTATTTCCTTACTAGCCACTTCACagttttgtgtttcttctttttgttgaaaatcGATCAGAAAGTAAGAAATTCCTTTTCTTCGTGCAACAATTTGTCTTCATATTGATTCCAGGTTGCTTGCGtggtaattttgtttgttgatgtGCTGGTTGACTTTCTGTATCTGTCTCCACTGGCTTTCGACTTTCTCCCTTTTAGAATCGCCCCATACGTGAGAGTTATCATATTCATCCTCAGCATAAGGTATCCGTAGATCTCTGCTTCTTTTCTATCAACTATATGGGTTATATGTCTTTATTTCTATAGACAAAGATGCGCAGATCATGTCATGTATGATAAATGTCGACGTGTGATTATTTGACCTACTATTCCTCCTATTAAATCTCTAAATACAGCACATTCCCCAAAGTTATGATTCTTTACATTTCTGTACAGGGAACTTCGGGACACCCTTGTCCTTCTGTCTGGAATGCTTGGCACATACTTGAATATCTTGGTCAGTGGCCTTCCCCAATCATTTTTGACTTTCAGATAAGTAATTAACTCATATTGATTGTCATCCTATTTACTTAACTCCTTGAATATTTTCACAGGCTCTATGGATGCTGTTCCTTCTATTTGCCAGTTGGATtgcttttgttatgtttgagGACACGCAGCAGGGCCTCACGGTCTTCACTTCATATGGTGCAACTCTTTACCAgatgtttattttgttcacaACATCCAACAATCCTGATGTCTGGATTCCTGCATACAAGTAAGTATTAGGTGAAATCCCATTTGTGTCTCAGTTTGCTTGTATGGCGTTGCATCCAGTAATTTAGTGACTTATTTGTTCTGTCCTCTAAGGTCTTCTCGCTGGTCTTCGGTGTTCTTCGTGCTCTACGTGCTAATTGGCGTCTACTTTGTCACAAACTTGATTCTTGCCGTTGTTTATGACAGTTTCAAAGAACAGGTGGATTAAGGATTTGATGTTTGTATGGTTCTTATGTCagcttttaaaacaaaagtattaaCCTCTTTTGACACCTTGTGTCATATCATATCTATTCTGTTTGCAGCTCGCAAAGCAAGTATCTGGAATGGATCAAATGAAGAGAAGAATGTTGGAGAAAGCCTTTGGTCTTATAGACTCAGACGTAAGTTCATCTACGCATAGTGATTATATCTACTCCTAGAGATATCCGGAGAAGTTCTCCTTGGGCAAAGATCTTCATGAATGGAGAGTCTTTGTATAGTTAACCACTTTGCTGAGCATATATTTCTTCGTTctttatttcatgttttaacAGAAAAACGGGGAGATTGATAAGAACCAATGCATTAAGCTCTTTGAACAGTTG includes:
- the GSL05 gene encoding glucan synthase-like 5 (glucan synthase-like 5 (GSL05); FUNCTIONS IN: transferase activity, transferring glycosyl groups, 1,3-beta-glucan synthase activity; INVOLVED IN: in 12 processes; LOCATED IN: 1,3-beta-glucan synthase complex, plasma membrane; EXPRESSED IN: 26 plant structures; EXPRESSED DURING: 15 growth stages; CONTAINS InterPro DOMAIN/s: Glycosyl transferase, family 48 (InterPro:IPR003440); BEST Arabidopsis thaliana protein match is: glucan synthase-like 1 (TAIR:AT4G04970.1); Has 1221 Blast hits to 894 proteins in 155 species: Archae - 2; Bacteria - 0; Metazoa - 0; Fungi - 695; Plants - 448; Viruses - 0; Other Eukaryotes - 76 (source: NCBI BLink).), translated to MSLRHRTVPPQTGRPLAAEAVGIEEEPYNIIPVNNLLADHPSLRFPEVRAAAAALKTVGDLRRPPYVQWRSHYDLLDWLALFFGFQKDNVRNQREHMVLHLANAQMRLSPPPDNIDSLDSAVVRRFRRKLLANYSSWCSYLGKKSNIWISDRNPDSRRELLYVGLYLLIWGEAANLRFMPECICYIFHNMASELNKILEDCLDENTGQPYLPSLSGENAFLTGVVKPIYDTIQAEIDESKNGTVAHCKWRNYDDINEYFWTDRCFSKLKWPLDLGSNFFKSRGKSVGKTGFVERRTFFYLYRSFDRLWVMLALFLQAAIIVAWEEKPDTSSVTRQLWNALKARDVQVRLLTVFLTWSGMRLLQAVLDAASQYPLVSRETKRHFFRMLMKVIAAAVWIVAFTVLYTNIWKQKRQDRQWSNAATTKIYQFLYAVGAFLVPEILALALFIIPWMRNFLEETNWKIFFALTWWFQGKSFVGRGLREGLVDNIKYSTFWIFVLATKFTFSYFLQVKPMIKPSKLLWNLKDVDYEWHQFYGDSNRFSVALLWLPVVLIYLMDIQIWYAIYSSIVGAVVGLFDHLGEIRDMGQLRLRFQFFASAIQFNLMPEEQLLNARGFGNKFKDGIHRLKLRYGFGRPFKKLESNQVEANKFALIWNEIILAFREEDIVSDREVELLELPKNSWDVTVIRWPCFLLCNELLLALSQARELIDAPDKWLWHKICKNEYRRCAVVEAYDSIKHLLLSIIKVDTEEHSIITVFFQIINQSIQSEQFTKTFRVDLLPKIYETLQKLVGLVNDEETDSGRVVNVLQSLYEIATRQFFIEKKTTEQLSNEGLTPRDPASKLLFQNAIRLPDASNEDFYRQVRRLHTILTSRDSMHSVPVNLEARRRIAFFSNSLFMNMPHAPQVEKMMAFSVLTPYYSEEVVYSKEQLRNETEDGISTLYYLQTIYADEWKNFKERMHREGIKTDSELWTTKLRDLRLWASYRGQTLARTVRGMMYYYRALKMLAFLDSASEMDIREGAQELGSVRNLQGELGGQSDGFVSENDRSSLSRASSSVSTLYKGHEYGTALMKFTYVVACQIYGSQKAKKEPQAEEILYLMKQNEALRIAYVDEVPAGRGETDYYSVLVKYDHQLEKEVEIFRVKLPGPVKLGEGKPENQNHAMIFTRGDAVQTIDMNQDSYFEEALKMRNLLQEYNHYHGIRKPTILGVREHIFTGSVSSLAWFMSAQETSFVTLGQRVLANPLKVRMHYGHPDVFDRFWFLSRGGISKASRVINISEDIFAGFNCTLRGGNVTHHEYIQVGKGRDVGLNQISMFEAKVASGNGEQVLSRDVYRLGHRLDFFRMLSFFYTTVGFFFNTMMVILTVYAFLWGRVYLALSGVEKSALADSTDTNAALGVILNQQFIIQLGLFTALPMIVEWSLEEGFLLAIWNFIRMQIQLSAVFYTFSMGTRAHYFGRTILHGGAKYRATGRGFVVEHKGFTENYRLYARSHFVKAIELGLILIVYASHSPIAKDSLIYIAMTITSWFLVISWIMAPFVFNPSGFDWLKTVYDFEDFMNWIWYQGRISTKSEQSWEKWWYEEQDHLRNTGKAGLFVEIILVLRFFFFQYGIVYQLKIANGSTSLFVYLFSWIYIFAIFVLFLVIQYARDKYSAKAHIRYRLVQFLLIVLAILVIVALLEFTHFSFIDIFTSLLAFIPTGWGILLIAQTQRKWLKNYTIFWNAVVSVARMYDILFGILIMVPVAFLSWMPGFQSMQTRILFNEAFSRGLRIMQIVTGKKSKGDV